The Hymenobacter chitinivorans DSM 11115 genome window below encodes:
- the gpmI gene encoding 2,3-bisphosphoglycerate-independent phosphoglycerate mutase — protein sequence MNKQVLLVILDGWGLAQNTEVSAIDKANTPFVDSLFQRFPHSKLQASGEAVGLPDGQMGNSEVGHMNIGAGRVVYQDLVRINKSIRERKLGSMPALEKAFEYARTNGKNLHYIGLLSDGGVHSHIEHLKALCTLAHDADVHKVFIHAFTDGRDTDPKGGVNYVNDLEQSTARTGAKIASIVGRYYAMDRDNRWERVKVAYDLLVNGKGTPSQNLIQSMLDSYKDGVTDEFLKPIVKVGADGLPLATIQEGDVVICFNFRTDRGREITQALTQQDFHAFNMHRLNLHYLTMTNYDATFVGVTPIFEKDNLENTLGAVLEANGKKQIRIAETEKYPHVTFFFSGGREVEFDGETRLMRASPKVATYDLQPEMSAYELRDALVPELQAKSADFVVLNFANPDMVGHTGVFEAAVKAVETVDACTRDVVTAALDSNYACIIIADHGNADMMINPDGSPNTAHTTNLVPCILADADYEGTLADGKLGDIAPTVLALMGLPQPADMTGTSLLQPAAASTNA from the coding sequence ATGAATAAACAGGTATTGCTGGTGATTTTGGACGGGTGGGGTTTGGCGCAGAATACGGAAGTATCGGCTATTGATAAGGCCAATACTCCGTTTGTCGACTCACTGTTTCAACGTTTTCCCCACAGTAAGCTGCAGGCCTCGGGCGAAGCCGTGGGCCTGCCCGACGGGCAGATGGGCAATTCGGAAGTCGGCCACATGAATATCGGGGCCGGCCGGGTGGTGTACCAGGATCTGGTGCGCATCAACAAATCCATCCGGGAGCGGAAGCTGGGCTCGATGCCGGCGCTGGAAAAAGCCTTCGAATACGCCCGCACCAACGGCAAAAACCTGCACTACATCGGGCTCTTGTCGGATGGCGGGGTGCACTCCCACATCGAGCACCTGAAGGCCCTGTGCACCCTGGCTCATGATGCCGACGTGCACAAGGTGTTTATTCACGCCTTCACCGACGGCCGCGACACCGACCCCAAGGGTGGCGTCAACTACGTCAATGACCTGGAGCAAAGCACGGCCCGCACCGGCGCCAAGATTGCCTCCATCGTGGGCCGCTACTACGCCATGGACCGCGACAACCGCTGGGAACGGGTGAAAGTAGCCTACGACCTGCTGGTGAACGGCAAGGGCACCCCGTCGCAAAACCTGATTCAGAGCATGCTGGACTCCTATAAGGACGGCGTGACGGATGAGTTCTTGAAGCCGATTGTGAAAGTCGGGGCCGACGGGCTGCCGCTGGCTACCATTCAGGAAGGCGACGTGGTAATCTGCTTCAACTTCCGCACCGACCGGGGCCGGGAAATCACGCAGGCGCTGACCCAGCAGGATTTCCACGCTTTCAACATGCACCGGCTGAACCTGCACTACCTGACCATGACCAACTACGACGCCACGTTTGTGGGCGTCACCCCGATTTTCGAAAAGGACAACCTCGAAAACACGTTGGGCGCGGTATTGGAAGCCAACGGTAAAAAGCAGATCCGCATTGCCGAAACCGAGAAGTACCCCCACGTCACGTTCTTCTTCTCGGGCGGCCGGGAGGTGGAATTCGACGGGGAAACCCGGCTGATGCGCGCCTCCCCCAAGGTGGCCACCTACGACTTGCAGCCTGAAATGAGTGCCTACGAACTGCGCGACGCCCTGGTGCCCGAGCTGCAGGCCAAGTCGGCCGACTTCGTGGTGCTCAACTTCGCCAACCCCGACATGGTGGGCCACACCGGCGTGTTTGAGGCCGCCGTGAAAGCCGTAGAAACCGTGGACGCCTGCACCCGGGACGTGGTAACGGCCGCCCTGGACAGCAACTACGCCTGTATCATCATTGCCGACCACGGCAACGCCGACATGATGATAAACCCCGACGGCAGCCCCAACACGGCCCACACTACCAATCTGGTGCCCTGCATTCTGGCCGATGCCGACTACGAGGGCACCCTGGCCGACGGCAAGCTGGGCGACATTGCCCCCACGGTGCTGGCCTTGATGGGCCTGCCCCAACCGGCCGATATGACCGGCACCTCGCTGCTCCAACCCGCTGCCGCTTCCACGAATGCGTAA
- a CDS encoding secondary thiamine-phosphate synthase enzyme YjbQ, producing the protein MIWIQKRLRMPAVRRGFHLITDVLVAELPELERIKIGTVHFFIQHTSASLSINENADPTVRHDFEQYFNRAVPENAPYFLHTQEGPDDMPAHLKAATLGTSVTIPITNGELALGTWQGVYLGEHRKNGGRRWIVVTLMGTEG; encoded by the coding sequence ATGATCTGGATTCAGAAACGCCTGCGTATGCCCGCCGTGCGCCGCGGCTTCCACCTCATCACCGACGTGCTGGTGGCCGAGCTGCCCGAGCTGGAACGCATCAAAATCGGGACGGTCCACTTCTTTATCCAGCACACCTCGGCCAGCCTGAGCATCAACGAAAACGCCGACCCCACCGTGCGGCACGACTTCGAGCAGTACTTCAACCGGGCCGTGCCCGAAAATGCGCCCTACTTCCTGCACACCCAGGAAGGCCCCGACGACATGCCGGCCCACCTGAAAGCGGCTACGCTGGGCACTTCGGTCACCATCCCGATTACCAACGGCGAACTGGCCCTGGGCACCTGGCAGGGTGTATATCTGGGGGAGCACCGCAAAAATGGCGGCCGCCGCTGGATTGTGGTCACCCTCATGGGCACTGAAGGCTAA